The genomic segment GTCAAGGTGGGATCAGGCCCCTTCGGCCACTCCAATGGGTAACCAGGGTCTCGCCACGCCAATGCACCCGTCACAGGCGGGAAGCGCAGCCTTGCCTACGACTTTCGGTACCGATATCTCAGGACGCAACGCGCCCATCAGTGACGAAGAGTTGGACGCGCTTCTCCCCGGCGAGGAACAGGGATACAAGATTCTCGAGCCACCGCCAGGATACGCTCCCATTCGCGCGCCTGCTCATAAGCTCATGGCTACCCCAGCACCGCAGACTGGGTTCATGATGCAGGACCCTGACGCCGTTAGATTGAGCGGAAAGCCTGTGCCGGCAGAAATTCCCGGCATTGGTGACCTGCAGTTCTTCAAGGCCGAGGATATGGCGTACTTCGGTAAGCTGACCGATGGTTCTGACGAGAACAGCTTGAGCGTGGACGAAATGAAGGAGAGGAAGATCATGAGGCTGCTCTTGAAAGTCAAGAATGGTACTCCACCAATGCGTAAAACTGCTCTGAGACAGCTCACCGACAATGCCAGGCAGTTTGGAGCCGGTCCGCTCTTCGACCAGATTCTTCCCCTGCTCATGGAGAAGACTTTGGAAGACCAGGAGCGTCATTTGCTTGTCAAGGTCATCGATCGTATTCTCTACAAGCTCGATGACTTGGTGCGGCCATATGTGCACAAGATTTTGGTCGTTATCGAGCCGCTGCTCATCGATCAAGACTACTACGCCAGAGTCGAAGGTCGTGAGATCATTTCCAACCTCAGTAAAGCGGCTGGTCTGGCCACCATGATCAGCACGATGAGACCAGATATCGACCATGTCGACGAGTACGTGCGAAACACCACCGCAAGAGCTTTCGCCGTTGTGGCGTCCGCCCTCGGTATTCCGGCCCTGCTGCCTTTCCTTCGGGCAGTGTGTCGCAGCAAGAAGTCATGGCAAGCCCGCCATACTGGTGTCAAGATTGTGCAGCAAATTCCTATCCTAATGGGCTGCGCCGTCCTTCCGCACCTCAAGGGCTTGGTCGACTGCATCGGGCCCAACCTGAACGACGAGCAGACCAAGGTCAGGACAGTCACCAGCTTGGCTATTGCCGCGCTTGCCGAAGCTTCAAACCCCTACGGTATTGAGAGCTTCGACGATATCCTCAACCCGCTGTGGACTGGAGCTCGCAAGCAAAGAGGCAAGGGTTTGGCTGGTTTCCTCAAGGCCGTCGGTTTCATCATCCCGCTCATGGATGAGGAATATGCCAACTACTACACCAGTCAGATTATGGAGATTCTCCTTCGCGAGTTTTCTTCCCCAGACGAGGAGATGAAGAAGGTTGTCCTGAAGGTTGTGTCTCAGTGCGCTGGTACTGATGGTGTTACCGCAGGCTACCTTAAGGAGCATGTCCTGGACGAGTTTTTCAAGAGCTTCTGGGTGAGGAGAATGGCTTTGGACAAGCGCAACTACAGACAGGTTGTCGAAACCACCGTCGATATTGGCCAAAAGGTCGGCGTCAGCGAAATCCTGGAACGAATCGTAGTGAACCTCAAGGACGAGAGTGAGGCCTACAGGAAAATGACTGTCGAGACAGTGGAGAAGATTGTCGCTAGTTTGGGCGCAGCAGACATCGGCGAGCGTCTTGAGGAGCGCTTGATCGATGGTATCCTACACTCGTTCCAGGAACAGAGCGTGGAAGACATTGTCATGCTCAACGGTTTCGGCTCCGTCGTCAACGCCCTGGGATCGCGCTGCAAGCCATACCTGCCCCAGATCGTCAGTACCATCCTCTGGCGATTGAACAACAAGTCAGCAACAGTACGGCAGCAAGCAGCCGACCTCATCTCACGCATTGCTATGGTCATGAAGCAATGCGGAGAGGACGCTTTGATGGGCAAGTTGGGCATCGTCCTTTATGAATACCTGGGTGAGGAGTACCCCGAGGTTCTTGGTTCCATCTTGGGAGCTCTGAGGTCCATCGTCACGGTTGTCGGTATTACACAGATGCAACCTCCTATCAAGGACTTGCTGCCAAGACTCACCCCTATCCTGCGTAACCGACACGAAAAGGTCCAAGAAAACACCATCGACCTGGTCGGTCGTATCGCCGATCGCGGCCCCGAGAGTGTGAACGCCCGCGAGTGGATGCGTATCTGCTTCGAGCTCCTCGACATGCTGAAGGCACACAAGAAGGGCATCCGTCGTGCCGCCAACAACACTTTTGGTTTCATCGCTAAGGCCATCGGTCCCCAGGATGTGCTCGCCACGCTGCTGAACAATCTTCGCGTGCAGGAGCGTCAGTCCCGTGTCAACACAGCTGTTGCCATTGGTATCGTTGCCGAGACTTGCGCCCCCTTCACTGTTCTTCCCGCCCTCATGAACGAGTACCGCGTTCCCGAGCTCAACGTACAAAACGGTGTGCTCAAATCCCTCTCTTTCCTATTTGAGTACATTGGCGAGATGGCCAAGGACTACGTCTATGCTGTCACCCCTCTGCTCGAGGATGCTCTCATCGACCGCGACCAAGTCCATCGACAGACGGCCGCATCTGTCGTCAAGCATATCGCGCTTGGCGTTGTCGGCCTTGGATGCGAGGACGCAATGGTTCATCTTCTCAACCTCCTATATCCCAACCTCTTCGAAACGAGTCCTCACGTCATTGACCGTATCATCGAGGCCATCGAAGCCATCCGCATGGCGGTTGGCCCTGGCGTCGTTCTCAACTATGTATGGGCAGGCCTGTTCCATCCTGCGCGCAAGGTACGGCAGCCTTATTGGCGGCTGTACAACGACGCGTACGTCCAGGGTGCCGATGCCATGGTACCATACTATCCCAACCTGGACGAGGAAAAGGTTGACAGGTCAGAGCTTGCAATCATGCTCTAAGTTTAGGGAGAACACGGGAAGGGAGGGATATCAGAGGCAAGCGGGGCATAAGGTTCAACGGGTCTTCAGGGTTTGATTTTCTTCTACGATATCCAAGAAGGGATgtgttcttttttttccggGCCCGCACAGGCTCTAGGGGAGTGTGTTCCGAGAGCGAGCGAGCGAACGGACGGGCCGCGGGGGTGAGGCTCTGATCCGGGCTTAGGGGAAGGAAGAAGgaagaagcagaagaagagCAAGAGACTTGTAGCGCGTGTTCGACGGGCGCAGGGTAGGCAGCCATTGTACTTGAGTCATAATACTCGCATCGTGTAGACTTTTcttggtttttttttttttcttcattTGGTGGAGCATTCAGAGCAGCCAAAAAACAAATCAGCGGCGTTATTTGATCTTAATGGGCAGAATTAAAACTCCACGATGAAAGCTCCATTTTGATTTTTGTTGTTGAGAACTTGGGATACCAGTAATAATTCCCTCATTTTTTCTTCTACATGCTTTCTCATCTCGCTGTGCCCGCAGAAGCCCCCCCGGGTGACCCTGAACTGGAGAAACGTGCTCGTCCGTTCGCTGTAATATGACTCGGGGCTTCCGGACGGCGGGGTGCAAATGGGGTGGGCTGTATCTCGCTCGAACGGCTGTCTCCGTGAAGCTTTTCACGTCTCACGGGTTACCGGTCTGAAGGTGACGGGGATTCTTGTTCCCACTCTGTGAGAGAACTCTGCGGCTTCTGTCAGGCACGGAATGAATAGGGTTATAGTAAGCGGTGAACGATCTTCTCTAGATACAGAGTTTTTCGGCG from the Colletotrichum lupini chromosome 3, complete sequence genome contains:
- a CDS encoding splicing factor 3B subunit 1; this encodes MSDADFETVRKLQAERNAAAAAKKGSTTFDPNNQRADAGTKQKLTDSFDTDLYDRNGVDKFAGYNTSIPAGDDDDDEMEGTDNTRRLVGQYTASREMIDEFARGDGVEEDDPLAGRGEKSNRITDRETDYQKRRFDRGLSPSRTDAFANGDNKNGDSYREIMQRRELEREEERVAREIQAKAARGPEEDGNIAPATLRDDDKENAEAGSTDAVSSGRKRKKRWDVATTTADEEAAQPSEPAKSKRSRWDQAPSLEPADAPKKRSRWDQAPSATPMGNQGLATPMHPSQAGSAALPTTFGTDISGRNAPISDEELDALLPGEEQGYKILEPPPGYAPIRAPAHKLMATPAPQTGFMMQDPDAVRLSGKPVPAEIPGIGDLQFFKAEDMAYFGKLTDGSDENSLSVDEMKERKIMRLLLKVKNGTPPMRKTALRQLTDNARQFGAGPLFDQILPLLMEKTLEDQERHLLVKVIDRILYKLDDLVRPYVHKILVVIEPLLIDQDYYARVEGREIISNLSKAAGLATMISTMRPDIDHVDEYVRNTTARAFAVVASALGIPALLPFLRAVCRSKKSWQARHTGVKIVQQIPILMGCAVLPHLKGLVDCIGPNLNDEQTKVRTVTSLAIAALAEASNPYGIESFDDILNPLWTGARKQRGKGLAGFLKAVGFIIPLMDEEYANYYTSQIMEILLREFSSPDEEMKKVVLKVVSQCAGTDGVTAGYLKEHVLDEFFKSFWVRRMALDKRNYRQVVETTVDIGQKVGVSEILERIVVNLKDESEAYRKMTVETVEKIVASLGAADIGERLEERLIDGILHSFQEQSVEDIVMLNGFGSVVNALGSRCKPYLPQIVSTILWRLNNKSATVRQQAADLISRIAMVMKQCGEDALMGKLGIVLYEYLGEEYPEVLGSILGALRSIVTVVGITQMQPPIKDLLPRLTPILRNRHEKVQENTIDLVGRIADRGPESVNAREWMRICFELLDMLKAHKKGIRRAANNTFGFIAKAIGPQDVLATLLNNLRVQERQSRVNTAVAIGIVAETCAPFTVLPALMNEYRVPELNVQNGVLKSLSFLFEYIGEMAKDYVYAVTPLLEDALIDRDQVHRQTAASVVKHIALGVVGLGCEDAMVHLLNLLYPNLFETSPHVIDRIIEAIEAIRMAVGPGVVLNYVWAGLFHPARKVRQPYWRLYNDAYVQGADAMVPYYPNLDEEKVDRSELAIML